Below is a genomic region from Prolixibacteraceae bacterium.
TTTGTAATTCACTACCTAAATAATCATAAAAGTTAATTGAATGGCTAAACATAAAGGACATATTACTATACATGATATTGCAAAGGCATTGAACGTCAGTGCGTCGACTGTTTCTAGGGCTCTTAAAGATGATAAAAGAATAAGTGAAGCAACAAGGAAGAGGGTAATAAAATATGCACAAGAAAATGGTTATCGTCCAAATGTTGTTGCATCTAACTTGAGAAAGCAGAGAACTGAAACCATTGGTGTTATAGTTCCTAGGATCGATCGTCACTTCTTATCTACTATAATTTCTTCTATCGAGCAATATGCACATCAACATGGATTCTCTGTTTTGATTACCCAAAGTAGAGAATCTATTATTGCTGAAAGTAAGGCTGTACTAACGATGTTTAATCAACGTGTGGATGGGTTATTGGTATCGACTTCATTAGAGACTGAAAATGAGCTGAATTTCGATTTGTTTATTAAGAATAATATTCCACTCGTGTTTTTTGATCGTGTACCTGATAATGATCAGCTCAACCGAGTGGTAACTAATGATCAAGAGTCTTCATTTAAAGTAACTAGACGATTATTGAGCAATGGACATAAAAAAATATTCTTTGTGAATGGTCCATCAAATATATTAGTTTTTAGAAATCGTTTAAAAGGTTTTCAGCAAGCTCTTTTTGAAATGGGTTCTGTTTGGGATGAAACATTATATAGAGAGTGTGACTTGACTCGAATTTCAGGTCGTCGAATAGCTGAGGAAATCTTGTCGTCGAATAATCTCCCCAATGCGATTTACTGTTCAAATGATACAACAGCGCTGAGTTTTTTACAGGTAGCACAAGAGAAAGGGCTATCTGTTCCTAAGGATTTTTCTCTTCATGGATTTAGTGATGAGCCGTTTAGTGCTGTGTTGACACCGAAGTTATCCTCTGTGAGACAACCTGGTGAGGAGATGGGGAAAGTTGCTGTTGAACGTTTAATTGAATTGATAGAAGATGATAAATCAATTGCTGAAACAGTTATAATACCATCCGTGATTAAGAGTAGAGAATCGGATATTAAAAAAACAAAAAGTCGCTTGTCATAACCATTTGTCTTTCATTATATTATTATAATTGTATGTTTTTTATTTTACAGATGAATTATAGGTGAGCAATATTATGAATAATATTAACGTTGTTTATGATATGTGTTGTGGTTTATTCTTGCTTATCGAAAGATCTGATTTTTCTTTTTTACGAAGAAGAAGTATAAAGAATGAATGGAGTTGTTGATTTATCAAAGATTGCAAATTAGTATGTTTGATAATTTAGCATCGACAAATTGTTGTGTAACCTCAAATTATGAAACCAAATATGGCATTGCAAGAAAGACAGTGGTATGCTATCTATGTACGATCTCGAACAGAGAAAAAGATAGGTGAAGCGCTGTGTAAATTAGGTATTGAAAATTATGTGCCGTTAAAACGGGAGTGGCGTCAGTGGAGTGACCGCAAGAAACTTGTTGAAACTCCTGCAATTAGTGGTTATGTATTTGTTCGTATTAATATTGCTGAGCGTTTGATTGTTTTAAAATGTCAAAATGTAATTCAATTCGTAAGACATCTTCAACGTGATGCAGTAATCCGAGATGTTGAAATTGAAAATCTAAAGCTTTTTCTTGAACAGACCTCGGTTCAGATTGAAATTGTTAGTGATAGAATACGACCAGGAACAACCGTAGAAGTAATTGAAGGTCCCTTTATTGGTTATATTGGTGAGATGGTTGAACATCATGGAAAAGAGAAAGTTATTGTTCGTTTTGATGCGTTGCAAAGCAGTTTTCTTGTTGAAATTGAGCAATATAAAATAACTATTCCGAAGGCGGGATAGGTAAGAGATGAGATTGTTTTTTAGAAACAATCTCATCGATATTATTATTGTGCACAAATCTTTCGTGCCATTCCTTTGAATATCCATACGTGAACAGGGTAAAGTAACCACCAATAAATTCTTCCCCAAAGCCCGTGAGGATAAAATAGTGCATTTTGAATAAAGTAGTAATTGTTGTTATGATAAGTTATGTACAACTTTAGCATGGCTGTCCCAGGAAGTTTCATTTCGGCTATTAGTGTTAGCATCGGTTTGTCTTTATCAGCTTCTATTATTCTCCAAAAGTCAAGTGCCTCTCCTTTGTTCAACGTGCTTTTGTTATTTCGTTTACGATATCCTACTCCACCAACCAATTTATCTAAGAAGGCTCTTAGTCTCCATAGAATAGTTCCATAATACCAACCATTTTCTCCCCCAATGGCCCATATTTTCTCTGTGATATTACTAATCTCTTCTTTTGTGATTTCTTTCTTAAATAATTGTTGATATGCTCCATATGGAGCTGTTCTTTTTTCTTCAGAAATAGCGTCATATATGTTTGATAGTAGATGAGCATCACTCCATTTGGAAACCACATCATTACCATCGTAGTGAGATAGAGAGAATTTTACTGCCTCTTTATATGTTAGTAATCGAGAGGGAAATAACTCTTTGATATTTTCTTCATGACACACGACATCAATTTTCATGCTTTCAACAAGATTGATTGCTAGATTATAACTTGTTGAAGTCACAAAATATAACCAATAAGAAGAGAGTCTTGGTGTCATTACTGGAAGCGTAAGGATATATCGATGTAACGAACGAACTTCAGCATACTGTATTAACATTTGTTTGTATGTTAATACTTCTGGGCCACCAATGTCAAAATGAATAGAACGGTCAGGATATAGATGGATTACTTGTGCAAGATAGAATAATACATCTCGAATAGAAATTGGTTGACATCTTGTAAGAAGCCACTTGGGGGCTACCATTATGGGTAATTTCTCAACTAAATCTCGTATTATTTCGAAAGAAGCACTACCTGATCCTACAATAATTCCTGCTCTTAATGTGATTACAGGTATATTTCCATTGTTTAGAATTTTCTCCACGGTAAATCGAGATCTAAAGTGAGGGGATAAGGTTTGTTGTGTGTTTACTATTCCACTCAAATATATAATTTTTGATACCCCGATTGAATTAACTAAAAGCAAGAAGTTTTTAGTCATTTGTATTTCTAAAGATTCAAAGCCTTTATTACTACTCTTCATAGCATGAATAAGGTAGTATGCCACATCGCACTGAAATTGATTATGAAGCCCTGTCTCATCATCTAAAAAGTCATGTTTTATCCACTTGAGATTGTCTGTCTGTGTTAACTCTTCAATCATTTCATTGTGACCTCTGTGTGTGCAGTAGAGTTGGTGCCCTTCTTTCAATAAAACATTTATAAGCCTTTTTCCAATATATCCTGTTGCTCCTGTGATTAATACTCTCATATAGTTGTTTTTAATAAATGGAACAGTTATATTATTACAAATGTTTGGTAAAATATGGCTACAGTAATAACATACGATAAAAAAGAGAAGTGTCTGTATTCTGATCAAGATAAAAAGACTCTTGCTGAATTAGATCACGATGGAATTTTATTTGAGAGTAATCAGACTATACTACATCTGTTTGCTTCAAATCACAATCGAAAAAATCGTTGCTTTTTAATATTTCCTGGAGGAGCATATCGTAAACTTTCTATGAATACAGAAGGAGTTGAGATTGCTAGAGATATTTGTTTACATGGTGATGATGCGATTATTGTCCAGTATTGCTTACCTTATGGTGATATTCGTGACTCTTTAGCTTCTATATACTATGCATTGCATAAACTTTGGTTATCTCCGATTGGTAAAAAAATTGATTGGAATAATATGCACATTATTGGCTTTTCTGCCGGTGGTCACCTTGCTGGATTAATATCAAATCTCGTGAACTTTCCTTTTGATCATCATTCTTTGTGGTTTAATTTAAAATCATTGTGTTTGGGGTATCCTGTTGTATCTATGATAGAGAGTTTTAAAGACGAAGGATGTTTAGCTAAGATTGGAAGTGATTGGAATATTCAGGAGAACATCAAGTTATACTCATTAGAGTGTTTAATTTCATCTAATACTGTGCCATCTTTTATTATATATGCACGAGATGATCAACGGATCTCACCTAAACATTCTGTTTTATATTTAGATAAACTTTTAGAGTTCTCCGTTTATCATGAGAAGTTTATTCTTGATATAGGAGGACATGGATTTGGAAAAGGTGATGGTCTTAAAGATAATTGGTTTTGTCATTATTTAAAATGGATAAATACATTATGAAGAATATATTGCAATATATAGAAGATCTTTTTTGTGTGATCAAAGAATACCTGTTTGTCGTTATTTTAGTCTCATTCTTCCTTGTTTCTTGTAATAAGAATGATGAAAGAAATGAAGTGGATAAAATTGTTCAAAAACCTATGCTGATTGGTGCGGATCTTAGTTATGTAAGTCAGTTAGAAGATAATGGAGGTAGCTTTAAAACTGAAGGAGGTGTTGTTGATTCGTATCAGTTGTTTTCTGAAATAGGGAATGATATCGTTCGTTTGAGACTTTGGCACAACCCTACTTGGAGTCCTGTCGCTGAATCAAATAATCCAAGGTCACACTATAGTAGCATAAGTCAGGTTGTTAATGATGCTGTACGAGCGAAAGAAAATGGAATGGATATATGTTTAGATATACATTACTCTGATAATTGGGCTGATCCACTGCATCAGTCTCCCCCTAAAGCTTGGGATAATACTCAAAGTCTGACAGAGTTGAATGAGCTTATATATAGTTATACCTATTCGGTATTAAATTCGTTTAAAGATAAAACTGTTATTCCTAAGTTAATCCAAATAGGAAATGAGATAAACAATGGAATTATGTCAACTCCGAATCTAGATTCTTTTCCTAATGTTTCAATTTCTGATGGTAATTGGAGAGCACAAGGACAATTAATTAATAGTGCGATTAGATCGGTAAGGGACTTCGAAAAAGAGAATTCATGTGATATAGATATAGTGCTTCATATTGCAGATCCCAAAAATATTGATTGGTGGTTTACAAATATAACACAAAATGGTGCTGTTACAGATTATGATATTATAGGCTTTTCTTATTATCATATCTGGCATACTGAAGTTGACTTCTTTAATCTTGAGAAACTTGTCGTGGATTCCAAAAGAAAGTTTAAGAAGAAAGTAATGATAATGGAAACAGCATATCCTTTTACAGAACAAAATAATGACAACTATGCAAATATTTATTATAAGCAAGATCCTATTTCGGGTTTTCCTTACTCCGAAGAAGGGCAAGCCGAGTATTGGAAGACGCTTTTAGACATAATGAAAAGAGCAAATTGTGACGGTGTTTTCTACTGGGAACCATGTTGGATAACGACCTCTATGAAAGATCAATGGGGAACAGGGTCTTCTTGGGAGAATTGTGCCTTCTTTAATTTCAATGGAAACGCGAATAAAATAACTCAATTAAAGATTAATTAGCCTCATATTTAAGATATATTTTATCCGCTTTTTGTGTATATGATTTCATACATTATTTAAATTTTAGCATAAAATATTCTAAGTCGTGAAAATAGGATAGGTGCAATATATGAATGCAATTACTTAGAACCTGTAAACATTATAATTTGATAGACTATTGAGCTATATTATATTTTTGTAGTGCCAAGTATCCTTAAACTATATTCCTATTGATAGGAAGGGATAGGAGTGACTACAATACAGTTTCTATAGATAATATCTTGTGATTCACTCCATATAACAAATATGGCTTCTGTATTCGTGAAATAGTTTCCCGAATGATCTATGACAATTATTGATATAGGACTGAAGTAATGTGAGTCAAGATGATGTGAAGTTAACTCAACCTTCTATATTTTAAGTTATTAAGTTTTACTATTGTTGGAATTGGTGAAGTGGTTGTTATACTATCATTAAACAATGTTTACACCTCTACCATAAAGGGTATTAATACGGAGTCGAAACGGTTCAAATACGGTGATCCTATTAACATAGCTCAAGCCTCTTTCGAAGTTGCTTTATGAAAAAGACCTGATTCTTGAGTGAACTATGAAGGAACCTTGAACGAAGTATGAATCATCACCGTATTCGAACCGTATCAAAGCCGTTATATGACTGTATTGAAGCAGGGGAGAGCTACCGTTTTTATGGGTAAAGATGTGTTGAGGACCAGGGAAAACGCTTTTAAGATTTACATAAAAAATACGTATATTTAGGACGTTATGCTTTTGTTGTTTATCGACTCAGGTAATTCATGACAAAAGGGAGGTTTCCCTTTCAAAAAAAAACCATGTATACAGATTCTTCATATCATTATGATAAACACTTTATTTCATCCTTTTCTTCATTAATTGATCCCCGCAGAACAACTAATGGCAATTATACTTACCCAATGCTGGAGATTTTATTTCTCACCATTTCGGCAATACTATCTGGGCGTGACACTTATAATGACATTGTAATATTCGGGGAAATTAAAATTGATTGGTTAAGGAAATACTTTCCTTATGAAAAAGGAATAAGCTCCCATGACACGATCTCAAAGTTATTTCAAGAGATAGATAATGAGGCCTTTAATGACTGCTTTACTGAATGGATATCTAAGTATTCTTTTACCAATAAGGAGAGTGTTATAAGCATCGATGGCAAATGTATCAAAGGTTCGGCTAAACGTAAAAAAGGTGGAGTACACATCGTGTCAGCATTCGCTTCGGAACAGGGTCTTTCTCTTAGTCAGCTTGTCACAGATAAAAAGAGTAATGAAATTACTGCCATTCCTGATTTAATAGATCTTATTTCGATAAAAGACAAGGTTATTACAATAGATGCTATGGGATGTCAAACAAAAATAGCAAAAAAGATTATCCATAAAGAAGGAGATTATGTTCTACAGGTAAAAGGGAATCAAGAAAAGACAGAAGAGGAGTTAAAGATACAATTCAATCCAGATCTAGTTGATGATTCGAATATTACAGAGGATGTTGGTCATGGTCGGATTGAGACTCGTATATGTGAGATAATAACAAACTTTGAGAAGAATTCTACGCTAGAAAAATGGAAAGGTATACAAAGTCTCATTCGTGTTACTTCTTGTGTAATAGATCAGGATAGCGACAAAGAAACAGTTCAGACACGATATTATATTTCATCACTAAATACTAGTGCTAAGGAATTTAATCGTATTATTAGATTGCATTGGGCCATCGAGAACAATCTTCATTGGTGCTTAGATGTAATCTTTAGGGAAGACAATAAACAGCGTAAGAAAGAGAATTCAGCTGCCAACTTTAGTATAATCTATAAAATAGCACTCAACCTAATGCAAATGACTGATGATAGGAAAAGTAAAGAAAAAAAAGGTTCATTTAAAGAGAAAATTACAAGGTCGACATTAGATGACAACTACCGTGAGAAATTATTGAATGCATTCCTCTGTAATAATTAATGCCTGATAATCAAATAGTTTTAAAAGCGTTTTCCCTGTGTTGAGGCACTGTTGTAAGGCCTTGCTTATGTCTTCTTTATTGACCTTCTTTACTTCATAAAATGGTAACATTTAGACGACTGTTTGTAGATTCGGTCAGTCGTCTAAGTGTTAACTACTGTATTGGAATAGATCTACTATTACCAATGGTATCTATCTTTTTTATTTCGTAGTTCTTACTATAGTTCATGATAAACAAGGTGTTGTTCATGAAACCACCGAATTTTGACACTTTGACAAAGTTAGGATCCATCTGATTTAGATTAACTTTGTTATTGTAGATCATTTGGGTATAGTTGCTACCAAATTTTAACATTGCCGATCCAAAATAGAGTGAAATATCATAGCCTTGGAGTGCATAATTATTGGGTTCAACATTAAAATAGCTGCGGTAGCGTTTAATAAATGATAAAGTGGTTGTACTGTTGTAATCAACATGATAAGGAGCAAGATAATGAAGGTTTAGATTGTGTAATACCTCTTCTTTAATACTACGATATTTTGTCCATTCATTAAAACCAATAACAGTGATGTCAAAATCTAGAGAGAGCGCATTTAATTGTCCTAAAGTTTGACTCACGATTGCTTCATTACGTGATGGTAAAAGTATTATGTTGGGTTGATCTTTCTTTAATATGAATCGAAGTCCTTCTAGTCCATATAATCCAAGTTTAAACTCTGTATAGTGAGTGATGCTATCTTGATTAATATGTTCTTTAAATAGAGCCGTCTTTATTGGAGTGATTAGCTCATTGGTTAGTCCTTTATCATTTGTCTTAATTGTAATGATATTTTTATCTGCATAAGTATCGATGACATACTCAGCCGTTTTTGTTGCTTTGAACGAAGCCGATGGGTTTACTTGATATAGATTCTCATAATTTCTAGTCGTTTGAGAATCTGATGATAATGGAGAGATAACTGGGACATGTTTGTTTCCGAGATGCTGCATTAATGCTTGTTGTGTCGTTGGAAAAATAGGACCAATAATAAGGTCTAAATTACTAAATAAGCCTTTTGCATAAAGGGAATCAATACTATGGGTCTTTTTCTCTGTATCAAAAAGATATAGTTTAACATTTAACCCCTTTCTGTTAAGTGAATCAATTCCGACCATTACACCTTCATAAAAGGATAAGAATTTTTTAGACCTTGAATATAAACGAGGTGAATTAACATTGACTGAATCATTTTTTGAAGAACTAAACCTCTCCTTATTCAGTTGTAGATTAACTTCTGAATAGATTGGGAGCATTATTCCGATATTAAATATTTCAGCATTTGGGTTGATAATAAAATCTTTCGTTGATAAGAAGCTTATTTTATCAATTAAGTATGATGCTTGTAGTAGAGAGTCATTTATTCCTAATTCGAAGCTGCGAGCTACTTCAGGTTTAGGAATCGTAATTTCATCTCCCTTCATTAATCCTTGGATCTTTAATCTAGGATTTAATTCTTTAAGAATATGTACCGTAACTCCATGTTGATTTGCAATCGTATATAAAGTCTCTTTTCCTTCTACATGGTATTGATAAAAGTTATCATTGTCAAGGATTCGAACAACCTCATTTGTAGTTCTTCTATATGGTAATCTGATGACTACATTCGGAATTAGTTCGTCATTAAGAATAGGGTTAAAATGAAGTATATCACTTTTAGTTACACCATATTTTTGCTCTAACTTCCAGTATGAATCTTTGCTCGATATTCTATAGTGAAAGAATTTATTTTCAATCACTTTGTTTGTTTTATTATCAATTGTTGTTCCAATGATTGTTGGAATCAAGATTGTGTCATTGATACTAAGACTAGATGAAATATTCGGATTTAGATTTTTTATATTCTCAAAAGGGATGTTGTATTTTCGAGAAAGGAAAAAGAGCGTTTCTCCATCTTTAACTATATGTTTCTGATAGTTGGATATGCTTTGTTCTTCATTAATGACATCATTCTTCTCTTTAATTTCAATAGGAATACGAAGAAGATCTCCTTTTTTTATGATGTCATTGCTTTGAAGGCTATTAGCTCTTTCGAGTTCTTTAACAGAAATACCATAGTTTCTTGCAATTGAAAATAGCGTCTCTTTTTTTTCTACTTTATGAAAACGAATAGAGTCATTATCTTGGATGTTGTTGAAGAGGAGATTTTTTTCTTTCTTCTGATTCTTCTTAATGATTGGGATTTTTATATAAGTGTCAGATTTCAATCCTTCTGTAGACAATTTAGGATTGACCTCGTAGAGCTTTGACGCTTTAATACTGTATTTTTTTTGTATTGAGTAAACTGTTTCCAATTTTTTTACTTTGTGAAGGATATATACCTTTTTCCCCACTACGACCTTAGTGTCTTCATTGGATTGTGCCATGAGACCCATGGAAAGAAATAAACAATGAACAAAAACAATGACGAATAAAAATCTGTTTAGCATCATTAAAAGTAAATATGAAAAGAAGTGTTTGTAATGAAATTAATTTTCCCAAAATCGATCTATAGATTATATTATAGTATCGAAGTGAATTACAAATGTAAAAAAAGTTGACCTGAAAATTATGGTTATATAGTATTTATTTGTTGGGGTTCCCTTTTTTTATTAAGCGTTTTTAAAATAAGATACTTCATTAATGTGTATGATAGATAATGTTAAGATGCATTTCTCTTTAAATTATGATGTTCTTGTTAATTTTACATCAAATAATATTGGCTATATTTATTATGCGAATCGAATCTTTTGAGACGAATTAATTATACTACATAAAACATTACTTATGCAACGAAAAAAAAATACTCTTATATGTTGCTTGTCAATAATCATGGCAAGTTCATTATTATTGGGGTGTAGCTCGAAATCTTCCTCCTCAAGTACTGGTGTGCTAGCTAAGGTGTCTACAGATGATTTATATTCTTACATGGATCCTTTTATTGGGACGGGAGGGCATGTTCATACATTCCCAGGAGCAACATATCCTTTTGGAATGATTCAATTGAGCCCTGATGCTGATACCAAGGGTTGGGATTGGTGTGCTGGGTATCATTATTCTGATACAAATTTAAAAGGATTTAGTCATAATCATTTGAGTGGTACTGGTTGGTCTGATCTAGGGGATATTTTACTCATGCCTGGTTCGGGTAAATATTTCTTAGATGCTGGTCCAAAATCGAACCCCGACAAGGGGTGGAGATCACGATTTTCACATAAAGAGGAGTCTGCGTCTCCTGGGTATTATCAAGTCAAACTACTAGATAGTGATGTAAATGTAGAGTTGACCGCCAATAAACGTGTCGGTTTTCATCGATACACTTATTCCAATGATACGAAAGATAAATGGGTAGTAATTGATCCAACGAACAAAATATTTGGAAAGGTATTGGACACAAAGGTTGAAGTTATTGATGATAACACAGTGTCAGGATATTGTCATAGTACGGGATGGGGTGGTGATAGATATATCTATTTTACTGCGTGGTTCTCTGAATCAATCAAAGATGTAATTTTTACAGATGGGAATAAAGAAGTTAATGCCCGTAAAAGTTTCGATGATAAATCATCGAGAGTCATTGTTTTTTTTGATAAAAGTTTAGTTAAACCTTTAGAAGTAAAAGTGGCAATCTCTGGAGTTAGTCAAGAAGGAGCAAATAATAATTTAATACTTGGTGGTGGGCAACTGTCTTTTGATGAAGCAAAAAGTGAAACAGTAAAGAAATGGCATGAGGTTGCAAATATTATTGAGGTGAGTGGTGGTACTGAATCACAAAGAAGAATTTTCTATTCAGGTATTTATCACAATTTTATTGCTCCCAATTTATGGATGGATACAGATGGGTCTTTTGTTGCACAGGGAAAGGTCTTCGAGACTAAAGAGTTTACTAATTATAGTACATTTTCGACATGGGATACTTTTAGAGGTACATTTCCTCTCCTCTCTTTGATTCGCCCTAACGATGTGTCTGATATGGTTAATTCGTTAATTTCAAGATATCGTGACTCAAAAGGACACATCCCTTTATGGGAGTTGTTAGGACATGACAATACATGTATGATTGGAAATCCAGCTATTATCTTTATCTATGATGCTATACAACAAAAAGTTCCTGGTATAGATCCATACGAAGCTCTAGAAGCAATGGTTGATTTAGCAACGCATAATAAAATAAGTAGTTCTGATGGTGATGGCGGTCTTGAGGATTATATGAAATTAGGATACGTTCCTGCAACGATTCCGAAATCTGTCTCAAAAACGTTAGAATATGCTTATGCCGATTGGTGTGTTGCAGAATTGGCTAAGGATTTAGGCGAAACTCTTATAGAGAACGAGTATCGTAAAAGAGCTTTGTCATATAAATCGTTGTTCAATAATAACATGAAACGTTTTTGGCCAAAAGATAGAAAGGGACAATGGATTGAGCCTTTTGAAACAGATAGCTGGAAAAGATTAAATAAATATTGGGTTTCTGGAAATGTATGGGCTTACGACTATTTTGTTCCCCACCAAATGGCTGAATTAATTAAGTTAAAAGGAGGTACAGATGCTTTTGAAAAAGATTTAGATATTTTGTTTACAACTCCTCTGAATATGAAGGGGGAACAACATGTAGATATTTCTGGATTTATTGGAGGATATGCTCATGGTGATGAACCTGGTCACTCTACTGCATATCTTTATGACTATGTAGGTGCCCCTTATAAAACGCAGAAATATGTAAGACAGATTATGTCAGAAATGTATAACGACACTCCCGATGGAATGATAAATAATGAAGATTGTGGTCAAATGTCTGCATGGTATATTTTTAGTGCCATGGGTTTCTACCCTGTTACACCCGGATCTAATCAGTATGTATTAGGATCACCGATATTTGATCATGTGAAGTGGAATTTACCAAATGGGAAACATTTTGAAGTAGTTGCTCATGGACAGTCCGCAGATGCTATATACGTTGATCATGTGAAATTAAATGGTCAGGATTATAATAAACTGTATATAACAACTGATCATATATTATCCGGGTCTAAACTTGAATTCTTTATGAGTGCAGAGCCGAATAAGACTTTTGGTAATGGTGTAAATTCTTGGCCTCAATAAATGTTTTAGGGGGATAAGTTATAACTATTAAAAAGCGACAATAGATATCTATTGTCGCTTTTTAATAGTTATAACTGTCTAGTTCTTTGAATAAGAAGATGGTCTGCAATAACCAGTGCTGCCATAGCTTCAACAATTGGAACTGCTCTTGGTAGAACACATGGATCATGACGTCCTTTTAGTTGGATGGTTACCTCTTCTTTTTGTCTATTGATCGTATTTTGAGTTTTAACTAAAGTTGCAATAGGTTTGAACGCGACTCTAAAATTAATGTCCATTCCATTGGATATGCCACCTTGAATTCCCCCAGAATTATTTGTTCTTGTCTGTATTTCTCCGTCTTTGCTATAGAAAGAATCATTATGAACTGATCCAGGTAGAGATGTCCCTTCAAACCCTGAACCATAATCGAATCCTTTTACAGCATTTATTCCTAGCATTGCTGCACCTAAGTCAGCATGGAGTTTGTTAAATACAGGTTCTCCTAATCCAGCAGGAACTCCTTTTATAATGCCAGTTATGACTCCGCCAAGAGAGTCTTGTTGTTTTTTAGCATTCTCTATTGCTTCAATCATATCTTCTGCAACTTGATTGTCTGGACAGCGTACGATATTGCTTTCAATATTTGATAGGTCTAAAGAGGAGTGGTCTTTGTTTAAGTGTATATCACCGACTTGTGAAACATATGCTGCAATATCAATTTTAAAATGTGAAAGAATAG
It encodes:
- a CDS encoding LysM peptidoglycan-binding domain-containing protein, coding for MAQSNEDTKVVVGKKVYILHKVKKLETVYSIQKKYSIKASKLYEVNPKLSTEGLKSDTYIKIPIIKKNQKKEKNLLFNNIQDNDSIRFHKVEKKETLFSIARNYGISVKELERANSLQSNDIIKKGDLLRIPIEIKEKNDVINEEQSISNYQKHIVKDGETLFFLSRKYNIPFENIKNLNPNISSSLSINDTILIPTIIGTTIDNKTNKVIENKFFHYRISSKDSYWKLEQKYGVTKSDILHFNPILNDELIPNVVIRLPYRRTTNEVVRILDNDNFYQYHVEGKETLYTIANQHGVTVHILKELNPRLKIQGLMKGDEITIPKPEVARSFELGINDSLLQASYLIDKISFLSTKDFIINPNAEIFNIGIMLPIYSEVNLQLNKERFSSSKNDSVNVNSPRLYSRSKKFLSFYEGVMVGIDSLNRKGLNVKLYLFDTEKKTHSIDSLYAKGLFSNLDLIIGPIFPTTQQALMQHLGNKHVPVISPLSSDSQTTRNYENLYQVNPSASFKATKTAEYVIDTYADKNIITIKTNDKGLTNELITPIKTALFKEHINQDSITHYTEFKLGLYGLEGLRFILKKDQPNIILLPSRNEAIVSQTLGQLNALSLDFDITVIGFNEWTKYRSIKEEVLHNLNLHYLAPYHVDYNSTTTLSFIKRYRSYFNVEPNNYALQGYDISLYFGSAMLKFGSNYTQMIYNNKVNLNQMDPNFVKVSKFGGFMNNTLFIMNYSKNYEIKKIDTIGNSRSIPIQ
- a CDS encoding GH92 family glycosyl hydrolase, producing MQRKKNTLICCLSIIMASSLLLGCSSKSSSSSTGVLAKVSTDDLYSYMDPFIGTGGHVHTFPGATYPFGMIQLSPDADTKGWDWCAGYHYSDTNLKGFSHNHLSGTGWSDLGDILLMPGSGKYFLDAGPKSNPDKGWRSRFSHKEESASPGYYQVKLLDSDVNVELTANKRVGFHRYTYSNDTKDKWVVIDPTNKIFGKVLDTKVEVIDDNTVSGYCHSTGWGGDRYIYFTAWFSESIKDVIFTDGNKEVNARKSFDDKSSRVIVFFDKSLVKPLEVKVAISGVSQEGANNNLILGGGQLSFDEAKSETVKKWHEVANIIEVSGGTESQRRIFYSGIYHNFIAPNLWMDTDGSFVAQGKVFETKEFTNYSTFSTWDTFRGTFPLLSLIRPNDVSDMVNSLISRYRDSKGHIPLWELLGHDNTCMIGNPAIIFIYDAIQQKVPGIDPYEALEAMVDLATHNKISSSDGDGGLEDYMKLGYVPATIPKSVSKTLEYAYADWCVAELAKDLGETLIENEYRKRALSYKSLFNNNMKRFWPKDRKGQWIEPFETDSWKRLNKYWVSGNVWAYDYFVPHQMAELIKLKGGTDAFEKDLDILFTTPLNMKGEQHVDISGFIGGYAHGDEPGHSTAYLYDYVGAPYKTQKYVRQIMSEMYNDTPDGMINNEDCGQMSAWYIFSAMGFYPVTPGSNQYVLGSPIFDHVKWNLPNGKHFEVVAHGQSADAIYVDHVKLNGQDYNKLYITTDHILSGSKLEFFMSAEPNKTFGNGVNSWPQ
- the aroC gene encoding chorismate synthase, whose amino-acid sequence is MNTIGNILRLTTYGESHGAAVGGILDGCPAGIKISLDDIQSELDRRKPGQSHITTQRNESDTVEILSGVHDEMSTGTPISFIVRNKDHHSSDYNNLKNIFRPSHADYTYIAKYGIRDHRGGGRSSARETVARVAGGAIAKAILSHFKIDIAAYVSQVGDIHLNKDHSSLDLSNIESNIVRCPDNQVAEDMIEAIENAKKQQDSLGGVITGIIKGVPAGLGEPVFNKLHADLGAAMLGINAVKGFDYGSGFEGTSLPGSVHNDSFYSKDGEIQTRTNNSGGIQGGISNGMDINFRVAFKPIATLVKTQNTINRQKEEVTIQLKGRHDPCVLPRAVPIVEAMAALVIADHLLIQRTRQL